One part of the Hydra vulgaris chromosome 01, alternate assembly HydraT2T_AEP genome encodes these proteins:
- the LOC136074393 gene encoding sterile alpha motif domain-containing protein 3-like: MELLIETMKPWPVQYQLPCLSPLVVAALDAKDGCFLQYQRNSCRNHLLQCLYDDISKYTMYPSSTQYSDVVAAICSKYPYLNDFPSRSSSPHRIGICPTLIESLKNKFKKERAPLIHLDVVAEHKKKFGQLGRGRKRKDNAVDQLCARKVRDLLNTLPVGEDKTTVATHHRDMKTEYSKLRPDINMLLDRQHRS, translated from the exons ATGGAATTATTAATTGAAACAATGAAGCCTTGGCCAGTTCAATATCAACTTCCTTGTTTATCTCCACTAGTGGTTGCAGCACTAGATGCAAAAGATGGTTGTTTTCTGCAGTATCAAAGAAACAGTTGTAGAAACCACCTTTTGCAATGTTTATATGATGATATAAGCAAGTACACCAT GTATCCCTCGAGTACACAATACTCTGATGTGGTTGCTGCCATTTGCAGCAAATATCCTTACCTAAATGACTTCCCATCAAGAAGTAGTTCTCCACATCGGATAGGTATctgt CCAACACTGATTGAAAgtctaaagaataaatttaagaaagagCGAGCCCCATTAATTCATTTAGACGTTGTTGCTGAGCACAAGAAAAAATTTGGGCAACTAGGTAGAGGGCGCAAAAGAAAAGATAATGCGGTTGACCAATTATGTGCTAGAAAAGTTAGAGATTTG ctTAATACACTGCCTGTTGGTGAAGACAAAACAACTGTTGCTACTCATCACCGTGACATGAAAACTGAGTATAGTAAGCTTCGTCCAGATATTAATATGCTTCTTGATCGTCAACATCGCAGTTAG